The nucleotide sequence AGAATATCTTGAGCACCGCCGCGGAAGGGGCCGAACAGGCCCTTCTCTGGACCGCGATGACGCTGCTGGGCGTTTCGGTGGCGCGTGGTTTTTTCACCCTGATCCAGAACTATTTTTCGGAATCGGTGGGTCACCATGTCGGCTATGAGCTGCGCCTCGGCTTTTACGACAAGGTGCAAAAGCTCTCCTATTCCTATCACGACCGGGTTCACTCCGGCGATCTGATCACGCTCGGCCTGCTCGATCTCGATGGCGTGCGCATGTTCTTCTCGACCGGACTTGTGCGTGTGGTTCTGCTCACCGTGCTGATTGGGGTGGGCGCCTATATGCTGTTCACCACCGATGCGCTGCTGGCGGTGCTGGCGCTGAGCTTTGTGCCCTTCGTGGCCTGGCGGTCCTCGGCGGCTCAGCTTGCGCTGCGCGCCACCTGGTATGTGCTGCAGGAAAAGCTCTCGATCCTGACCCGCGTCATGGACGAGAACCTCAGTGGCATCCGCGTGGTGCGCGCTTTTGCCGGACAGAAATTCGAACTCGCCAAGTTCGACCGTGCCTCCAAGGCCGCGCTGGAACTGGCGCATCGCCGGGTCATCGTGCGTGTGAGCAACACCTCGATGATGACCTTCTCCTTCTTCGCTGCCATGGGGCTGGTGCTGTGGGTGGGAGGCAACAAGGTGATCGATGGTGAGATGACCATCGGCACGCTGGCGAGCTTTCTGACCTTTATGACCATCCTGCAGATGCCGGTGCGTCAGCTCGGCATGATGGTCAACGGGTTCGCCCGCGCCTCGACCTGCGGCGAACGCTTCTATGCCTTCATCGACGAACCCATCGAGATCGAAGACCGCCCGGGGGCAAAGCCGCTCGAGCTGAGCAAGGGCGTGCTGCGCTTTGAGGATGTGCGCTTCACCTATCCTGGCGCCAATCACCCGACGCTCGATGGTGTCAGCTTCGAAGCCAAGGCCGGGGAAACCATCGGCATTGTCGGGGCGCCGGGCAGCGGCAAGTCGACGCTCGCCCATCTCATCCCGCGCTTCTACGACATCAGCGACGGTCGCATCACAATCGATGGGCAGGATATCCGCGATGTCACGGTGCAGTCGCTGCGCCGCAAGGTCGGCGTGGTGCAGCAGGACAGTTTTCTCTTCACCACTACGATCGAGAACAACATCGCCTATGGCAATCCATGGGCCAAGGAAACCAAGATCGAGAAGGCCGCGGAAAGCGCCCAGCTGCACAATTACATCATCGGCCTGCCCGCCGAATACGACACGGTCGTGGGCGAGCGTGGGGTGTCGCTCTCGGGCGGCCAGCGTCAGCGCCTCGCAATTGCGCGCGCCCTCGTTACCCGTCCGGCGGTGTTGGTGTTTGACGATTCCACGGCGGCGATCGACGCAGGCACCGAGCATCGCATCCGCAGCGCGATCAAGCGTTTTGCCAGCGACCGCG is from Devosia sp. SD17-2 and encodes:
- a CDS encoding ABC transporter ATP-binding protein — encoded protein: MITLKAGRDRSRGDANAHLAAIHAGKGQTPILRITLFSLRHYWQVALALGGAVVASVLQLLIPRLLGQAVDQAQNILSTAAEGAEQALLWTAMTLLGVSVARGFFTLIQNYFSESVGHHVGYELRLGFYDKVQKLSYSYHDRVHSGDLITLGLLDLDGVRMFFSTGLVRVVLLTVLIGVGAYMLFTTDALLAVLALSFVPFVAWRSSAAQLALRATWYVLQEKLSILTRVMDENLSGIRVVRAFAGQKFELAKFDRASKAALELAHRRVIVRVSNTSMMTFSFFAAMGLVLWVGGNKVIDGEMTIGTLASFLTFMTILQMPVRQLGMMVNGFARASTCGERFYAFIDEPIEIEDRPGAKPLELSKGVLRFEDVRFTYPGANHPTLDGVSFEAKAGETIGIVGAPGSGKSTLAHLIPRFYDISDGRITIDGQDIRDVTVQSLRRKVGVVQQDSFLFTTTIENNIAYGNPWAKETKIEKAAESAQLHNYIIGLPAEYDTVVGERGVSLSGGQRQRLAIARALVTRPAVLVFDDSTAAIDAGTEHRIRSAIKRFASDRVTIIIAHRLSSLMHADRILFLDSGKIAEEGSHEELLALGGRYKALYDLQTRPTEDLESEGAAQ